In Streptomyces ambofaciens ATCC 23877, a single genomic region encodes these proteins:
- a CDS encoding ComF family protein, which translates to MREWWRDLKDLVLPAECGGCGSARAVLCAGCRAALSGSAPSRVRPVPEPPGLPVVHAAARYADAVRAALLAHKERGALALTAPLGAALAGAVRAGLREVRGDAGGAATASAGRGPVLLVPVPSARRAVRRRGHDPARRIALTAAGELRRDGTSARVVPVLRQRRAVADQSGLDARRRLDNLAGALAVVPGGDRLLSAGGPVVLVDDLMTTGASLAEAARAVRAATARADTGETLAGVMAVSERRAGPGTHVSARSAVYPSAPGEGREERKTGPRMAGPNGGDGVIRREICAAVVAASPDAFEINRN; encoded by the coding sequence GTGCGGGAATGGTGGCGGGACCTCAAGGACCTGGTGCTGCCGGCCGAGTGCGGCGGCTGCGGCAGCGCTCGGGCCGTGCTGTGCGCGGGGTGCCGTGCGGCCCTGAGCGGTTCCGCGCCGAGCCGGGTGCGGCCGGTGCCGGAGCCGCCCGGGCTGCCGGTCGTGCATGCCGCGGCGCGGTACGCGGACGCGGTGCGGGCCGCGCTGCTGGCCCACAAGGAACGGGGCGCGCTGGCTCTCACGGCACCGCTCGGCGCGGCGCTGGCGGGGGCCGTGCGGGCAGGGCTGCGGGAGGTGCGCGGGGACGCCGGTGGGGCGGCGACGGCCTCGGCCGGGCGGGGGCCGGTGCTGCTGGTGCCCGTGCCGTCCGCGCGCCGGGCGGTGCGGCGGCGCGGGCACGACCCGGCGCGGCGGATCGCCCTCACGGCCGCCGGGGAGCTGCGGCGGGACGGGACGTCCGCCCGGGTGGTGCCCGTACTGCGCCAGCGGCGTGCCGTGGCCGACCAGTCGGGGCTCGACGCCCGGCGGCGGCTGGACAACCTCGCCGGCGCGCTGGCGGTCGTCCCCGGCGGGGACCGGTTGCTGAGCGCCGGTGGGCCCGTCGTCCTGGTCGACGACCTCATGACGACGGGGGCGTCGCTGGCGGAGGCGGCGCGCGCCGTACGTGCGGCGACGGCCCGGGCGGATACGGGGGAGACGCTCGCCGGAGTGATGGCCGTGTCCGAGCGCCGTGCGGGGCCGGGGACGCACGTGAGCGCGAGATCGGCCGTGTATCCGTCGGCGCCAGGGGAAGGCAGAGAGGAACGGAAGACCGGGCCCCGAATGGCGGGTCCGAACGGAGGCGATGGCGTGATCCGTCGAGAGATCTGCGCGGCAGTGGTCGCGGCGTCACCAGATGCCTTCGAAATAAACCGGAACTGA
- a CDS encoding Rv3235 family protein — protein sequence MRKVMTRTQLRPAGTSLLAPDDASVSAPARASGGVPPRRPGGSGPRATAPGGRPPGSPGRSARARTRPTDTRPAATGPGRTGGTSRRTAVGAPGTGPAAPAVRGAAAVPQAPLVPAQTPRRPVPQLRPTDRFAELLLHVLSGRRPVHSMLRHTAGRAYDELAHLAERGPLRTRGTLPVVRDIGYFEPRPGALEVFARIGAGDQLRAMAFRLEQGRDLRWRCTAVELGGPRRPHADDD from the coding sequence ATGCGCAAGGTCATGACCAGGACCCAGCTCCGCCCGGCCGGCACGTCCCTGCTCGCGCCGGACGACGCGTCCGTGAGCGCTCCCGCTCGCGCGTCCGGTGGCGTCCCGCCCCGCAGGCCCGGCGGAAGCGGCCCGCGGGCCACGGCCCCCGGCGGCCGCCCGCCGGGCTCCCCCGGCAGGTCCGCGCGGGCCCGTACGAGGCCCACGGACACCCGCCCCGCCGCGACCGGTCCGGGCCGTACCGGCGGGACGAGCCGGCGTACGGCGGTGGGCGCCCCTGGGACGGGCCCCGCCGCTCCGGCCGTGCGCGGGGCCGCCGCGGTCCCGCAGGCGCCTCTCGTCCCCGCCCAGACCCCTCGCCGCCCCGTCCCGCAGCTCCGCCCCACCGACCGCTTCGCCGAGCTCCTCCTCCACGTGCTCAGCGGCCGGCGCCCCGTCCACTCGATGCTCCGCCACACCGCCGGGCGCGCCTACGACGAACTGGCCCACCTCGCCGAACGCGGCCCCCTGCGCACCCGCGGCACCCTCCCCGTCGTCCGGGACATCGGCTACTTCGAGCCCCGGCCGGGCGCACTGGAGGTCTTCGCCCGCATCGGCGCGGGTGACCAGCTCCGCGCCATGGCCTTCCGCCTGGAGCAGGGCCGTGACCTGCGCTGGCGCTGCACGGCGGTGGAACTGGGCGGCCCCCGCAGGCCGCACGCGGACGACGACTGA
- a CDS encoding winged helix-turn-helix domain-containing protein: MTTLPPPATDLSADEARRLALRAQGFLGAPDRRGGVRGVLRQLGAVQLDTISVLARSHELIPYARLGAVGRRTVETAYWTDTHAFEYWSHAACILPIEEWPHFAFRRRAYRNRPHWNHHLPDGVYDQVVKQLRAEGPLTATDLGGAKRTSEWWDWSGTKVAVERALMYGEVVCVERRGWKRVYDLAERAVPAALLHDDLDDTECLRRLVRLAGQSLGVGTRADIADYHRLKAEQVDAVIADSGLVPVTVEGWAKPAWADPVALGTPPRGRHRTTLLSPFDSLIWERARTERIFGFTHRLEAYVPKQKRVHGYFAMPVLAGGRLVGRVDPAREGRTLVARQVTLDGPKAVPAVAQALVEAAGWVDCTDVRVERVDAPDLREPLAGELARLLA; this comes from the coding sequence ATGACGACCCTCCCGCCCCCCGCCACGGACCTGTCCGCAGACGAGGCCCGCCGCCTCGCCCTCCGCGCACAGGGCTTCCTCGGCGCCCCCGACCGGCGCGGAGGCGTCCGCGGTGTCCTGCGTCAGCTGGGCGCGGTGCAGCTCGACACCATCTCGGTCCTCGCCCGCTCCCACGAGCTCATCCCGTACGCCCGCCTCGGCGCGGTGGGCCGCAGGACGGTCGAGACGGCCTACTGGACGGACACGCACGCCTTCGAGTACTGGTCCCACGCCGCCTGCATCCTCCCCATCGAGGAGTGGCCCCACTTCGCCTTCCGCCGCCGCGCCTACCGCAACCGCCCGCACTGGAACCACCACCTCCCCGACGGTGTCTACGACCAGGTCGTCAAGCAGCTCCGCGCCGAGGGCCCCCTCACCGCGACGGACCTGGGCGGCGCGAAGAGGACCAGCGAGTGGTGGGACTGGTCGGGGACGAAGGTGGCCGTGGAGCGCGCGCTCATGTACGGCGAGGTCGTGTGCGTCGAGCGCCGCGGCTGGAAACGGGTGTACGACCTGGCAGAGCGTGCCGTCCCGGCCGCACTGCTGCACGACGACCTCGACGACACGGAATGCCTGCGCCGCCTGGTCCGGCTGGCCGGCCAGTCCCTGGGCGTCGGCACGCGCGCGGACATCGCGGACTACCACCGTCTCAAGGCCGAGCAGGTCGACGCCGTGATCGCCGACTCGGGCCTGGTCCCGGTCACGGTGGAGGGCTGGGCCAAGCCGGCCTGGGCGGATCCCGTGGCCCTCGGGACGCCCCCGCGCGGCCGGCACCGCACGACGCTGCTCTCGCCCTTCGACTCCCTGATCTGGGAGCGTGCGCGCACGGAGCGGATCTTCGGCTTCACCCACCGTCTGGAGGCCTACGTCCCCAAGCAGAAGCGGGTGCACGGTTACTTCGCGATGCCCGTCCTGGCGGGCGGGCGGCTCGTCGGCCGCGTGGACCCGGCCCGCGAGGGGCGCACCCTGGTCGCCAGGCAGGTCACGCTGGACGGCCCCAAGGCGGTCCCGGCGGTGGCCCAGGCCCTGGTCGAGGCGGCGGGCTGGGTGGACTGCACGGACGTGCGCGTGGAGCGGGTCGACGCGCCGGACCTGCGCGAGCCCCTCGCCGGGGAGCTGGCCCGCCTGCTCGCCTGA
- a CDS encoding response regulator, with protein sequence MAETFGPMRGEGVDGIDDGADGMGPDAGPAREEPIRVLVVDDHALFRRGLEIVLAAEEDIQVVGEAGDGAEAVEKAADLLPDIVLMDVRMPKRGGIEACTSIKEVAPSAKIIMLTISDEEADLYDAIKAGATGYLLKEISTDEVATAIRAVADGQSQISPSMASKLLTEFKSMIQRTDERRLVPAPRLTDRELEVLKLVATGMNNRDIAKELFISENTVKNHVRNILEKLQLHSRMEAVVYAMREKILEIR encoded by the coding sequence ATGGCGGAGACTTTCGGACCGATGCGGGGCGAGGGCGTCGACGGGATCGACGACGGCGCCGACGGCATGGGCCCGGACGCGGGCCCCGCGCGCGAGGAGCCGATCAGGGTCCTGGTCGTGGACGACCACGCCCTGTTCCGCCGCGGCCTGGAGATCGTGCTCGCGGCCGAGGAGGACATCCAGGTCGTCGGGGAGGCCGGGGACGGCGCCGAGGCCGTGGAGAAGGCCGCCGACCTGCTGCCGGACATCGTCCTGATGGACGTGCGGATGCCGAAGCGGGGCGGGATCGAGGCCTGCACCTCCATCAAGGAGGTGGCCCCCAGCGCGAAGATCATCATGCTGACGATCAGCGACGAGGAGGCCGACCTCTACGACGCGATCAAGGCGGGCGCGACCGGTTATCTCCTCAAGGAGATCTCGACGGACGAGGTGGCCACCGCGATTCGCGCGGTGGCCGACGGGCAGTCGCAGATCAGCCCCTCCATGGCGTCGAAACTGCTCACCGAGTTCAAGTCGATGATCCAGCGGACCGACGAACGCCGGCTGGTGCCCGCGCCGCGGCTCACGGATCGCGAGCTGGAGGTCCTCAAGCTCGTCGCCACGGGAATGAACAACCGGGACATCGCCAAGGAACTGTTCATTTCCGAGAACACCGTGAAGAACCACGTGCGCAACATCCTGGAGAAGCTGCAGCTGCACTCCAGGATGGAGGCCGTGGTGTACGCGATGCGGGAGAAGATTCTCGAGATCCGGTGA
- a CDS encoding DUF6912 family protein: protein MRVYVPLTLSGLAEAHRTGQLETGQLVAYAVTPALREWYLSDDVEELEYAALNRAALASLRLVAADAGVPRRRVVVAADVPDGGVSADPGRGPDPATLGEVRVAGPLPLAKAASVHVDSADAEADVTAAADALAAADGGDDDARFVVDGAEDHELLWYATQEIPALVEERG from the coding sequence ATGCGCGTCTACGTCCCCCTGACCCTCTCCGGTCTCGCCGAGGCGCACAGGACGGGCCAGCTGGAGACCGGACAGCTCGTCGCGTACGCCGTCACACCGGCGCTGCGCGAGTGGTACCTCTCGGACGACGTCGAGGAGCTGGAGTACGCCGCTCTGAACCGGGCCGCGCTGGCCTCGCTGCGGCTGGTGGCGGCCGACGCCGGCGTGCCGCGACGCCGGGTCGTGGTCGCCGCCGACGTGCCCGACGGCGGGGTCTCGGCCGACCCGGGGCGGGGACCCGACCCCGCGACGCTGGGCGAGGTGCGGGTCGCCGGGCCGCTGCCGCTGGCCAAGGCGGCCTCCGTGCACGTCGACTCCGCCGACGCCGAGGCGGACGTGACCGCCGCGGCCGACGCCCTCGCGGCGGCGGACGGCGGGGACGACGACGCCCGGTTCGTCGTGGACGGGGCGGAGGACCACGAGCTGCTGTGGTACGCCACGCAGGAGATCCCGGCCCTGGTGGAGGAGCGCGGCTGA
- the hpf gene encoding ribosome hibernation-promoting factor, HPF/YfiA family: MDIVVKGRKTEVPERFRKHVAEKLKLEKIQKLDGKVISLDVEVSKEPNPRQADRCDRVEITLRSRGPVIRAEAAASDPYAALDLAAEKLDARLRKQHDKRFSRRGARRIPAAEVADHVPGAATLNGNGEIVPEEKQDGVPTKKIGSLEVQGDGPLVVREKTHVAAPMTLDQALYEMELVGHDFYLFVDSETKEPSVVYRRHAYDYGVIHLTTDTMVTQSHAPEAGDALGG, from the coding sequence GTGGACATCGTCGTCAAGGGCCGCAAGACCGAGGTGCCCGAGCGGTTCCGGAAGCACGTGGCCGAGAAGCTGAAGCTGGAGAAGATCCAGAAGCTCGATGGCAAGGTGATCAGCCTCGACGTCGAGGTGTCCAAGGAGCCGAACCCCCGGCAGGCCGACCGCTGTGACCGAGTGGAGATCACACTCCGCTCCCGCGGTCCGGTGATCCGGGCGGAGGCAGCGGCGAGCGACCCGTACGCGGCGCTCGACCTGGCGGCGGAGAAGCTCGACGCCCGGCTGCGCAAGCAGCACGACAAGCGCTTCTCGCGTCGCGGAGCGCGCCGGATCCCGGCGGCCGAGGTCGCCGACCACGTCCCCGGCGCGGCGACCCTGAACGGGAACGGCGAGATCGTCCCGGAGGAGAAGCAGGACGGCGTCCCCACCAAGAAGATCGGCTCGCTCGAGGTGCAGGGCGACGGCCCGCTCGTCGTTCGCGAGAAGACCCATGTGGCCGCGCCGATGACCCTCGACCAGGCGCTCTACGAGATGGAGCTGGTCGGGCACGACTTCTACCTGTTCGTCGACTCCGAGACCAAGGAACCCAGCGTCGTCTACCGGCGGCACGCCTACGACTACGGCGTGATCCACCTCACCACGGACACGATGGTCACCCAGTCGCACGCTCCCGAGGCGGGAGACGCGCTTGGCGGCTGA
- a CDS encoding LpqB family beta-propeller domain-containing protein: MGADRGGSGRRLPARSVAYAVCGVVLLAGCASMPDSGDLRGVDSTPRQDPQVRVFAMPPRDGDSPTEIVQGFLEALTSNEPHYETARQYLTGEAAKTWEPERSTTVLAGGPGTESDHSGSREEANDYSVTLTGARVATVDAQQSYAPTDGQYREPVHLTRDGKSGQWRIDSVPQGVIMGKSDFQRTYMSVNKYYFASNTAPTTQAGTRAQPAAVADPVYVRRLVDPMTQVVRSLISGPTSLLGPVVRSSFPTGTALAENVDSLTPDEHNKLTVRLNDRASGVGAGKCDEMAAQLLFTLQNLTPVVDEVELRSGREQLCSLTEDRAEAVATRGSAQRPDYLYFIDDEDRLVRIAAGSNGTRAERVPGALGEGAAALRSVAVSRDEHSAAGIGLDNKSLYVGSLVSGGSLGDPVLVSKGKSETDRLTPPSWDAQGDLWIADRDPADPRLLLLEKGAGAPVEVRTPGLDGRVQSVRVAADGVRIALIVEKDDERSLLIGRIERDGKAGGPPAVTVLELRSATPELEEVTAMSWAGDSRLVVVGRERGGVQQIGYVQVDGSTPEASVPAALTGVKEIAATEDEQLPLVAYSEDLIVRLPSGLQWQKVTEGTAPVYPG, from the coding sequence GTGGGCGCTGACCGCGGGGGGAGCGGTCGGCGGTTGCCGGCCCGCTCGGTGGCGTACGCCGTCTGCGGCGTCGTACTGCTGGCGGGGTGTGCGTCCATGCCCGACAGCGGGGACCTGCGCGGGGTGGACTCCACGCCGCGCCAGGACCCGCAGGTGCGGGTCTTCGCGATGCCGCCGCGGGACGGCGACTCGCCCACGGAGATCGTGCAGGGCTTCCTGGAGGCGCTCACCAGCAACGAACCGCACTACGAGACGGCGCGCCAGTACCTGACGGGCGAGGCCGCGAAGACCTGGGAGCCGGAGCGGTCCACGACGGTGCTCGCGGGCGGGCCGGGAACCGAGTCGGACCACTCCGGGAGCCGTGAGGAGGCCAACGACTACTCGGTCACGCTGACCGGCGCCCGGGTCGCCACGGTGGACGCCCAGCAGTCGTACGCGCCGACGGACGGCCAGTACCGCGAACCGGTCCACCTCACCCGGGACGGCAAGAGCGGGCAGTGGCGCATCGACTCCGTGCCGCAGGGCGTCATCATGGGCAAGTCGGACTTCCAGCGCACCTACATGTCCGTCAACAAGTACTACTTCGCCTCGAACACGGCTCCCACGACCCAGGCCGGTACGCGTGCGCAGCCGGCCGCCGTCGCCGATCCGGTGTACGTGCGCCGGCTCGTGGACCCCATGACCCAGGTGGTGCGGTCCCTGATCAGCGGCCCGACGAGCCTGCTCGGGCCTGTGGTGCGCTCCAGCTTCCCGACCGGTACGGCGCTCGCGGAGAACGTCGACTCGCTGACCCCCGACGAGCACAACAAGCTGACGGTGCGGCTGAACGACAGGGCGTCGGGGGTGGGAGCGGGCAAGTGCGACGAGATGGCGGCGCAACTCCTGTTCACCCTGCAGAACCTCACTCCGGTGGTGGACGAGGTCGAGCTGCGCTCGGGCCGTGAGCAGCTCTGCTCGCTGACCGAGGACCGCGCGGAGGCGGTCGCGACGCGCGGTTCGGCCCAGCGGCCCGACTACCTGTACTTCATCGACGACGAGGACCGCCTGGTCCGTATCGCCGCCGGCAGCAACGGGACCCGGGCGGAACGCGTCCCCGGCGCGCTGGGCGAGGGCGCGGCGGCCCTGCGGTCGGTGGCGGTGTCGCGGGACGAGCACAGCGCGGCCGGGATCGGCCTCGACAACAAGTCGCTGTACGTCGGATCGCTGGTGTCGGGGGGTTCGCTGGGCGACCCGGTGCTGGTCAGCAAGGGCAAGTCGGAGACGGACCGGCTGACGCCGCCCAGCTGGGACGCGCAGGGGGATCTGTGGATCGCCGACCGCGACCCGGCCGACCCCCGGTTGCTGCTGCTGGAGAAGGGCGCGGGCGCGCCGGTGGAGGTGCGGACGCCGGGGCTGGACGGGCGGGTCCAGTCGGTACGCGTGGCGGCCGACGGCGTGCGGATCGCGCTGATCGTGGAGAAGGACGACGAGCGCTCGCTGCTCATCGGTCGGATCGAGCGGGACGGGAAGGCCGGCGGTCCGCCCGCGGTCACCGTCCTCGAACTGCGCTCCGCCACCCCCGAGCTGGAAGAGGTCACGGCCATGTCCTGGGCCGGGGACAGCCGGCTCGTGGTGGTCGGGCGTGAGCGCGGGGGCGTTCAGCAGATCGGATACGTGCAGGTGGACGGTTCCACGCCGGAGGCGTCGGTGCCCGCCGCCCTGACCGGCGTGAAGGAGATCGCCGCGACGGAGGACGAGCAGCTGCCGCTGGTGGCGTACTCGGAGGACCTGATCGTCCGGCTGCCGTCCGGACTGCAGTGGCAGAAGGTGACGGAAGGGACGGCGCCGGTCTATCCCGGGTGA
- a CDS encoding GNAT family N-acetyltransferase, whose amino-acid sequence MEPLTLATDRLVLRTVGRQDTEAVYAACQDPDIQRWTTIPSPYLPEHARGFTEQMVPAGWANGSLFTFGLFLPTGDLAGMLGVTALSPGVGEIGFWGTREHRGRGYVTEATVAASRWAFTDRAIDRLEWRAEVGNTASRAVALRAGFTLEGTLRSAISNNGVRRDCWVGSLLPSDLALPSTAPYLPAP is encoded by the coding sequence ATGGAACCCCTCACACTCGCCACCGACCGCCTCGTGCTGCGGACGGTCGGCCGCCAGGACACCGAGGCCGTGTACGCCGCCTGCCAGGATCCCGACATCCAGCGGTGGACCACGATCCCCTCGCCCTATCTCCCGGAGCACGCGCGGGGCTTCACGGAGCAGATGGTGCCCGCCGGCTGGGCGAACGGCTCCCTGTTCACCTTCGGCCTCTTCCTCCCCACCGGTGACCTGGCGGGCATGCTCGGCGTCACGGCCCTCTCCCCCGGAGTCGGGGAGATCGGCTTCTGGGGCACCAGGGAGCACCGCGGCCGCGGCTACGTCACCGAGGCCACCGTCGCCGCCTCCCGCTGGGCCTTCACCGACCGCGCGATCGACCGCCTGGAGTGGCGCGCCGAGGTCGGCAACACGGCCTCCCGCGCGGTGGCCCTGCGCGCGGGCTTCACCCTGGAGGGAACGCTGCGCTCCGCGATCAGCAACAACGGCGTACGCCGCGACTGCTGGGTCGGCTCGCTCCTCCCCTCGGACCTCGCCCTCCCGTCGACGGCCCCGTACCTGCCGGCGCCGTAG
- the secA gene encoding preprotein translocase subunit SecA — MSVLSKIMRAGEGKILRKLHRIADQVNSIEEDFVDLSDAELRALTDEYKQRYADGESLDDLLPEAFATVREAAKRVLGQRHYDVQMMGGAALHMGYVAEMKTGEGKTLVGTLPAYLNALSGEGVHIVTVNDYLAERDSEMMGRVHKFLGLSVGCILANQTPAQRREMYGCDITYGTNNEFGFDYLRDNMAWSKDELVQRGHNFAIVDEVDSILVDEARTPLIISGPADQATKWYGDFAKLVTRLKKGEAGNTLKGIEETGDYEVDEKKRTVAIHESGVAKVEDWLGIDNLYESVNTPLVGYLNNAIKAKELFKKDKDYVVIDGEVMIVDEHTGRILAGRRYNEGMHQAIEAKEGVDIKDENQTLATITLQNFFRLYKRHDHAGKELPGLSGMTGTAMTEAAEFHQIYKLGVVPIPTNRPMVRKDQSDLIYRTEVAKFEAVVDDIEEKHRKGQPILVGTTSVEKSEYLSQQLSKRGVQHEVLNAKQHDREATIVAQAGRKGSVTVATNMAGRGTDIKLGGNPEDLAEAELRQRGLDPEEHIEEWAAALPAALERAEQAVKAEFEEVKELGGLYVLGTERHESRRIDNQLRGRSGRQGDPGESRFYLSLGDDLMRLFKAQMVERVMSMANVPDDVPIENKMVTRAIASAQSQVETQNFETRKNVLKYDEVLNRQREVIYGERRRVLEGEDLQEQIQHFMGDTIDAYVQAETAEGFPEDWDLDRLWGAFKQLYPVKVTVEELEEAAGDRAGLTADYIAESIKDDIQEQYEAREAQLGSEIMRELERRVVLSVLDRKWREHLYEMDYLQEGIGLRAMAQKDPLVEYQREGFDMFQAMMEGIKEESVGYLFNLEVQVEQQVEEVPVEDTAPSLEKGAQDAVPAQTGARPEIRAKGLDAPQRRGLHFSAPTVDGEGGVVEGDFTTDGEPQPQSDGLTRAERRKQAKGGRRRKK, encoded by the coding sequence GTGTCCGTCCTCTCGAAGATCATGCGTGCAGGCGAAGGCAAGATCCTGCGCAAGCTGCACCGCATCGCGGACCAGGTCAACTCCATCGAAGAGGACTTCGTCGACCTCTCCGACGCCGAGCTGCGGGCGCTCACCGATGAGTACAAGCAGCGCTACGCCGATGGTGAGAGCCTGGACGACCTGCTTCCCGAAGCCTTCGCCACCGTCCGGGAGGCCGCCAAGCGCGTCCTGGGCCAGCGGCACTACGACGTGCAGATGATGGGCGGCGCCGCCCTGCACATGGGCTACGTGGCCGAGATGAAGACCGGTGAGGGCAAGACCCTGGTCGGCACGCTGCCCGCCTATCTCAACGCCCTGTCCGGCGAGGGCGTCCACATCGTCACGGTCAACGACTACCTGGCCGAGCGCGACTCCGAGATGATGGGCCGCGTCCACAAGTTCCTCGGCCTGAGCGTCGGCTGCATCCTCGCCAACCAGACGCCGGCCCAGCGCCGCGAGATGTACGGCTGCGACATCACCTACGGCACGAACAACGAGTTCGGCTTCGACTACCTGCGCGACAACATGGCGTGGTCCAAGGACGAACTCGTCCAGCGCGGCCACAACTTCGCCATCGTCGACGAGGTCGACTCCATCCTCGTCGACGAGGCCCGTACGCCGCTGATCATCTCCGGCCCGGCCGACCAGGCCACCAAGTGGTACGGCGACTTCGCCAAGCTGGTCACGCGCCTGAAGAAGGGCGAGGCCGGCAACACCCTCAAGGGCATCGAGGAGACCGGCGACTACGAGGTCGACGAGAAGAAGCGCACCGTCGCCATCCACGAGTCGGGTGTCGCCAAGGTCGAGGACTGGCTGGGCATCGACAACCTCTACGAGTCGGTGAACACCCCGCTGGTCGGCTACCTGAACAACGCCATCAAGGCCAAGGAACTCTTCAAGAAGGACAAGGACTACGTCGTCATCGACGGCGAAGTCATGATCGTCGACGAGCACACCGGCCGCATCCTCGCCGGCCGCCGCTACAACGAGGGCATGCACCAGGCGATCGAGGCGAAGGAAGGGGTGGACATCAAGGACGAGAACCAGACGCTCGCCACGATCACGCTCCAGAACTTCTTCCGCCTCTACAAGCGCCACGACCATGCCGGCAAGGAACTGCCCGGTCTGTCCGGCATGACCGGTACGGCGATGACCGAGGCCGCCGAGTTCCACCAGATCTACAAGCTCGGCGTGGTGCCCATCCCCACCAACCGGCCGATGGTCCGCAAGGACCAGTCGGACCTGATCTACCGCACCGAGGTCGCGAAGTTCGAGGCGGTCGTCGACGACATCGAGGAGAAGCACCGCAAGGGTCAGCCGATCCTCGTCGGCACCACCTCGGTCGAGAAGTCCGAGTACCTCTCGCAGCAGCTCAGCAAGCGTGGCGTCCAGCACGAGGTGCTCAACGCCAAGCAGCACGACCGGGAGGCGACGATCGTCGCCCAGGCGGGCCGCAAGGGCTCCGTGACGGTGGCGACCAACATGGCCGGCCGTGGCACGGACATCAAGCTCGGTGGCAACCCCGAGGACCTCGCGGAGGCGGAGCTGCGCCAGCGCGGCCTCGACCCCGAGGAGCACATCGAGGAGTGGGCCGCGGCCCTGCCCGCCGCGCTGGAGCGGGCCGAGCAGGCGGTCAAGGCGGAGTTCGAAGAGGTCAAGGAACTCGGCGGTCTCTACGTGCTGGGCACCGAGCGGCACGAGTCGCGTCGTATCGACAACCAGCTGCGCGGTCGTTCCGGCCGTCAGGGCGACCCCGGCGAGTCCCGCTTCTACCTCTCCCTCGGCGACGACCTCATGCGGCTGTTCAAGGCCCAGATGGTCGAGCGCGTGATGTCGATGGCGAACGTCCCGGACGACGTGCCCATCGAGAACAAGATGGTCACGCGCGCGATCGCCTCCGCCCAGTCGCAGGTCGAGACGCAGAACTTCGAGACCCGCAAGAACGTCCTGAAGTACGACGAGGTCCTCAACCGGCAGCGCGAGGTCATCTACGGCGAGCGGCGCCGCGTTCTGGAGGGCGAGGACCTGCAGGAGCAGATCCAGCACTTCATGGGCGACACGATCGACGCGTACGTGCAGGCCGAGACCGCCGAGGGCTTCCCGGAGGACTGGGACCTCGACCGGCTCTGGGGCGCCTTCAAGCAGCTCTACCCGGTGAAGGTCACCGTCGAGGAGCTGGAGGAGGCGGCCGGCGACCGCGCCGGTCTGACCGCCGACTACATCGCGGAGTCCATCAAGGACGACATCCAGGAGCAGTACGAGGCGCGTGAGGCGCAGCTCGGCTCCGAGATCATGCGCGAGCTGGAGCGCCGGGTCGTGCTCTCGGTCCTGGACCGCAAGTGGCGCGAGCACCTCTACGAGATGGACTACCTCCAGGAGGGCATCGGCCTGCGCGCGATGGCGCAGAAGGACCCGCTGGTCGAGTACCAGCGCGAGGGCTTCGACATGTTCCAGGCCATGATGGAGGGCATCAAGGAGGAGTCCGTCGGCTACCTGTTCAACCTGGAGGTCCAGGTCGAGCAGCAGGTCGAGGAGGTCCCGGTCGAGGACACGGCGCCGTCGCTGGAGAAGGGCGCGCAGGACGCGGTCCCGGCCCAGACGGGCGCCCGTCCGGAGATCCGTGCCAAGGGACTCGACGCCCCGCAGCGCCGGGGGCTGCACTTCTCCGCGCCGACCGTGGACGGTGAGGGCGGTGTCGTCGAGGGTGACTTCACCACCGACGGCGAGCCGCAGCCCCAGTCCGACGGCCTCACCCGCGCGGAGCGCCGCAAGCAGGCCAAGGGCGGACGTCGCCGTAAGAAGTGA